A part of Cydia strobilella chromosome 15, ilCydStro3.1, whole genome shotgun sequence genomic DNA contains:
- the LOC134747659 gene encoding uncharacterized protein LOC134747659, which translates to MPGLIFDKCCGCIELKTGCLIIGYLELVGEIILSLLILVYLLAGGVAMNSDKEDIKEVGIGLIVISVILLLALALLLAFTITLLVGLHKNKRGHVKAYLIYSAIFFVIAVVMFFSGLSQGPPVSNIISNIIGLVLHLYFLMVIRSHYHKMDDATKGAIYNTA; encoded by the exons ATGCCTGGCTTGATCTTCGACAAGTGCTGCGGCTGCATCGAGCTGAAGACAGGATGCCTCATCATCGGCTATCTGGAGCTG GTGGGCGAGATAATCCTCAGTCTCCTAATCCTTGTATACTTACTGGCCGGAGGCGTGGCGATGAACTCCGACAAGGAGGACATTAAGGAAGTGGGAATCGGACTTATCGTGATTTCGGTCATCTTGCTGCTGGCTCTGGCGCTGCTGCTTGCCTTCACCATCACACTGCTCGTCGGTCTGCATAAG aataagCGTGGCCACGTGAAGGCGTACCTGATCTACTCCGCCATCTTCTTCGTCATCGCGGTGGTCATGTTCTTCTCCGGCCTCAGCCAAGGCCCTCCCGTCTCCAACATCATCTCCAACATCATTGGCTTGG TGCTCCATCTGTACTTCCTCATGGTGATCCGGAGCCACTACCACAAGATGGACGACGCCACCAAGGGCGCGATCTACAACACGGCCTAA